The genomic DNA TAATTTTTGTAGTGTAATACttgaataatttatattttagaatgGATGTTTTAAAGAGGCATCTGCCAATCCATTCGCCCGAAGGCCTAATTGAACTTCAGAAAATTGCTATTCGGTTTGAGGAGAAGATATATGCTGAAGCTGCCAATCAGGTAGATCCTCTTATCTTGTTCATATACTTTATGTATCTTGGTCTGGTGGAAACAGTGCTTTTACTTGCTTAGATATATATGTGCATTTTaaactgttgttttgatgttcttTCACGACTGATAAAAACAAACACTTTTATAGTCTTATGAAAATTCTTCTGTGTCAATATATGAAACATAATAGCATAGCTTTCTCTAGGGTCCGCCATTATGGTAGCAATAAtagaatatatttttttcctttcttctgtGCCCTCAAATTACTAAATATGCTCCTTGGTAGAAATTTATCCTTCATAAAGAACTCCATGGCGCTCACAAGCTGTAGGTCGGATGATCAAACTGCACTCATGTTAATTTACTGCTGATCCATTACCTAAGCTTTTTTTGGGTGATGACATAGACTCCTGATCAATGAACTATTAATTATCTTTAAATATGCAATTTAAGAGCCCAAAGGGAGattcttttctttatgctttctttttcttgccttttttgttttttgtatTCCCTGATGTATTCCTCTAACACTACAATATTCCAGTCTGAttatttgagaaaaatttctataaaaatgCTGTCAATGGAGCGTAAGCCTCAACATCAGCATCTCGGAGGACCTGGACAAATGATTCCATCTAGGTCCAACAATCTGTATGGTAACCATCCTGTAGACCCAGGTATGTAACAAGAAATTTTCACTTTCATCTAAGTTAATTAGGGATTCTTAATACAGATGTGAATAGCTTTTGTTGGAAAtcataaattgtatatctttctACTTTTACTGCAAAGGTACATCAAAACCAAAAACCAGAAGAAAATTCTTGATTTTACATTATTCGCTAGACATCTTGATGGTTAAATTCATTGCTTCTAAACTAACTGACTTTTTCTTTTCGATACTTAAAGAGATGGCTTCTGATTCTGACAACGAGCACGATGAGTTCTCCGAGGAGCACGACTCAAGCGATGATACATCACATGATAGTCTGCAAAGCGAATCCTGGAATTCTGGTTTGACTGGGGACATGATTGCTAGAAAGCGCGATGCGTCTGAATTTGCATCAGGGTCCAGTCACAGGAAGAAAGATAAAAAGATCGCTCATTTGTCATCCTCCGTGCAGCTACTTGCAGAAACAATCTCTCTCAGGACTTCAGCAAAGCAAGAGCTGCAGGATGCCCAAAAACATTCTCAGGAGAATGCTCAAAAGGAGGCGGACGCGTATTCGATTGCCTCATGCATGGACATTCTTAATATCATACCGGACGTTTCTATCGAAGCCTACATAGCTGCGTGTGATCGGTTCCGAGATCCAGCATGGAGAAACATGTTTGTCAAGATGCCGGATCATAGGAGACTGCAGTGGCTGGAGTGGTTGGCTCACCATTAGACCCCATAGCTAATGTTGGACCTGTAATGTTTCATTTCATGTTGGACCTGTAATGTTTCATTTCATGTTGGACCTGTAATGAAGAACTATGTTTCATTTTGCAGTTTGTCATAGACTCGAGTTAACTAAATAGtatgtttatttaaaaatatttttctcaaattaTGGATGAGTATAAATTTAGGTTTTGGGTCAAGGAATTTATTATACGATTCGAATTATATTAGTAAAGAATGATATGGTAAAAATTTAAGGGTAAAAGGTTGCAAGTTTTAAATTAGGGATTTgtggaaaataataaaataaacataaaatgggtataaaatcttttaaagaaTGAAGAAATTTTGCTGACTTGGCAATATCTTGAGATGTTTTAGCATTTTTCTTATATGTATAAATTAATGTagatttataataaaaaaaaaattgattaacatatatatatatatatataatttttaaaaattgtattTCTTGTAGTTATTGTGAATTATGCATTAAAATgctcaaaaattatattttaattcaaaaataataaatattttcacaccactaaatatgttttatttttttttttttacactgaTCCAAGCTATGTGtttatgttattttactttaggacatgaatgaagtaaaaaattttaaaaataaaaccagatgattttattattactaaatgGTGTTTTTTATCGTCGGCCTCCTAATAAAATGAAGGAAGGTAAATCAAAATACGGGATATATATGAAGTTGATAAAAAGTGACTGCGCTCGCCTCTAATACCCTGTCAATCCGTCTACGAGTAGCTACTAACCCTTAAAATAATAACTAGCGCATTACCTCGGTCCTCGCTTAACTCCAAATCTCAAGTTAACAGTACATCATCCCTAACCAGTAGACCTTCCTGAGTGAATcacatatgaaaaaaaaaaaaattaataatcacagttaattttattgattatttcTGAAATAATCGCCTCAACCTCACAGAAGTTTCCCAAGATTACACACCAGGTGATTTTGATGGATGTATTCAATTTGATTTTCCCACTCGATCTAATTTTCGATGAATTGGTGAATATCCATGAAGTCGATGAATATTACTCCCTTACCTTTACAAGACGAACAAAAACTCATTTCCACTCTATATATTTTTCGTATGTTGTTTCTTATATTCACTCAAATATAGCTCGATCTTTAGATCTTAAAGTTAAGTTGAGTCGAAAAAATATTCCAAAAGAGAGGACCACTCCATGTATGTAGGCGACCACCATGCTACTGCCTAGAAAGTTTGAACTGGTCCTTTTACTCGATTGAACGAATAATGGAGGTACATGATGAATTTCTTTGGATAAAAAGATATTTCCAGGCACCAAAACTCCTATCAATATGGGATTCCAGAAAAGATTGAATCACATTGAATCTATTATACGCAGTTTTATCCTGCATAAGTAAAAGCATTTTCAACGCATTTTCTACTTCTATCGCGTAGAGATGCACTAGCAATGAAACCCCGAGATACGCCATGGCACAATGCTCACTAGGAGCTCCAACGAAAAGCGAAAGGAGGTAAGCGAGTGAATTGCAAGGGTGAAGAAGTCCGGCGAGGGAAGAAGCCGATGATGATCGATGACATTCATGCCTTATCCTCTCCTCCAAATGAGTGATTCCAATCACACaataaaacacacaaaatttgaaGCTTCAGAGAATAAAATCTGAAGCTTTATCATCTTTGTCCCCTTTGAGAACAGACCACTTCATGTACATCACCAACTAGTTGGCTACAAGATAAGAAACAGACAAAATTACGAGGACTAGTTGCATTTATCAGCGAAAAGACAATTCAGTGCACGAAACGAAACTTGTTATCCTGTATAATTATACTAATTGATATTAATTTAACTCAAAATTCCTTTCTCTACTAGAATTCAAAGTGGTGTGAATTATATGATCGTCTTGGGTTGGCacatcatatcatgtgagaggaCATATACCTTCAAAATCCCTGTGGTCTCAAATGCCTGATAATGCCTTCAAGTTTGGACAGAGATAGCAGCAGTGAGTAAATTGGAAGACCAGCCAAAACAGGTGGAAGTAATAAATTCCTCCTGGGCCTCACTCTTCCTCTCATTAATGCAGGAGGAAATGGCTGAAAAGGCAGCACTTGAACATACACTTGATTTCCTAAACAAAATcagcttggttttctcttgttggTGTCAAATGTATGCAAAACCTGACTCGGCTCCATTCGATAGTTAAATTAATGCATTTATATGTTCAAGTGATAAACTGAATGTTTGtgaataaatttgatatttaatttgataaaaatttatttatattcattaagTATATatataagatcaattaaataaataagttcgaTGTTCAACTCGTTCAATATTAGTAAACAACGTTTATGAACAATGCTCTATCGTAAAATTCTTATcaatataataaataaagaaattttaaaataaatatataaatttgaattatcaagatcaataattaattatttatttataaaatttgatAATATTAAAATGTCAAGTTAAGTATGAACCAAACTCGTAAAAAATAATCTAACTTGTTGTGAGGATCAAAGCATGTGCATTGAAAGTTACTGCTCATCACCTCAAACCTCCTCATCAACCTCCATAAATGGGATGAGAGCTTGAACTCCCACCTAAGACTCAggcacgagagagagagagagagagagagagagagagagagatggggAAGAAGAAGCATGTCTTGAGTTCGCTCTTCTTCAAGCTCAGGGATTCCTCGCCGGAGCGTtttcctccctctcctcctcctccttcttcttcctggtCATGGCATTTTTGCAAACACCCCAAGGCCGACTCGTTCCGGTTCTACCTCAACGACGACTCCGGTATCAcctgctcctcctcctccgacaccgcggaggaggaggaggaccccGCGGTGGTGCGGCGGCGGCGCTCGGACCGGCTCTTCTTCGACCCAGGCGGCGACACGAGCTCGATCATGGAGGAGGCGAAGGACTCGGCGGCGGTGGCGGtggtggaagaagaaaaggagtcgcCTTTCGAGGACAGCGTGGCGGTAGCGGTGGAGTCGCGGAACCCGTACGGCGACTTCCGGCGGTCGATGGAGGAAGTGGTGGCGGCGCAGGGGCTCGGCGCCGGTGACTGGGAGAGGCTGGAGGAGCTGCTGGCCTGGTACCTGAGCGTGAACGGCAGGAAGACGCACGGCTTCATAGTCGGCGCCTTCCTGGATTTGCTCGCGGCCATGGCTTCTTCCGCTTCctctgcttctgcttcttctccattctcttcttcctcctcctcctcctccgcttcCAATTCCTTCAAGATCGAAGAAGTAACAGAGGAGGAAGCCAGTGATCAGCTGCCACGCGAACTACCAACACCCTCCAAATCTCTGAGCAGCTAATCGCTGCATCTGTGAATATTGCTAGattttattgtattttatttcatttatttCGATCGCACTGAGATTTCAGACGTCGTTGGCTTGCAGTTTCTCTCTtctagttattattattattattatatatttatttatttatataaatcttAATTATTCAAACTAATCGAATCCAAAATGATAATTTTATCGGGTCTATAGATTCTCTGTAATTGTTTAAGTTTGGATAAGGACAAATTGGACAATATCTAAAGTTTAGTAGATTCTTTGTCTGCGGTTTCAAAATGAGAAGCTTCCACTTGACAATTAAATCATGTGTCCTTCCATTTAATATCAATTTGTTTGAACTGAGTTTTCAATGTTTAATGCCTTTGCCTCCTCCTCCGTTTCCATTAATTGTGTAGGTTGTACCCTCAAGGATTTTTCTTTAGATGAAAAAtactagtatatatatatatatactagtcaaaatttgaatcaaaatttgaatcatTTAGAAActtaaaagaagaagaataaatcaACTTAAAAGAAGAATAATATATCATGtactttagttttaaaattattaaaatcatgTACCTAATTCTATTTtggttgtttttttttcaatgatctatttatattaaaaaaaatgactaCTTTTAATATAGtagataaattaatattttagagtataaatataatcatgagaactaaataaaaatataaaaattaatttaatgtcATTCTGAACTCTCTAGGTTCATTAGTTAGTTTTGGTTGAAACCGGCTGATAGATTCAAATTTGACCCACTATATTGAgtgcagtgattttttgaacatgatgtgtccaaaaaaatctaattcatgttaaaaaaaaatcaatacttttaatatattaggtcaaattgatatttgaaagtattaatataattataaaaactaAACAAATTCATAGGACCTGATTTCAGGTCATTATAAGCTCTCTGAGTCCATCAACTTATTTTGGCCGGATGAATTTAAAGAGTTTTTACTGAAACTGATtaatggatctagagagctcggaataacatgaaataagtttctatgtgtttgtcTAGTCCACCTACTAATCATGTCCGAAATTCGAGGAGGTGGATGTTGAGGACGTGGCGCTCCTGCTGACCTCCGAGGGACTTCGCGCctgcctgcaacacaagcagcgtcagtgccgagccagggaaggggtccccggcgatggccctccgacgctcaagtcagtctccggcgaagCAAGAAGCAGGGGGAACTATAGAGCAACTGTAGAGATcgcgagaaaagcatacctccgccgatgcctagaccccctttatatagggctcatgtagcgtgtgtgcacgcttctcaaagcggGCAAGTTGTCCCAAACCTTCCGTGAAGAGACATGTCAGTAATGTGTCCTTAATATaataccttaacaagccgagcatatctctgaagtgacagtggaagctttcgcCGTACGATCTTCTATCTAATCATGACGTTAGTCGGCGGCACTAACTCCaaaaaggatgtcgaaggatatccCGCGGTATCTGTTGCTCAGTCGAACGGGATGGCCTCTCGGTTGAGAGTTCCTTATCCTAGTGTCATCCATTGCTGGGCTGAGCAGGACGGTCGCTTGGCTGGAGTCTTGATCGAACGGGATAGTCGCTCGGCTGTATTAGCGCTGTTCATGTGTGGTCTGCCCGACTATGACTCTACTATGCTGATCTAAGTATTGATGTAAGGccaagcggggtagccgctcggcctgcTTCTGTAGACACTTGGTGTTTATTCCTGTCTTGAGCGTCCGAACTCAACTGGTGGTCGAGCTAGTGATGATGTCGGATCGGGCCTTTCATATCTCGGTCGGACGAACCACTCGCCCACCCGACCATTGATAGTAAGGCAttgactgccttgactttgacctcccttGTGGCGAAGACCTTTCCCAAGGTGGGCTCTTCCTTCTCACCCCATCACatgcctcctcttcaagtctagtcgaaggaggtcgtggtccgactgactggactattgcGTGAGCATATTCCATCCCGATCGACCTTCCTCACTGTACGGAATGATCAGGCTAGGCCTGACCCTTGCCGATCGGCCTTTTGAAGGTGGTCGCTTGGTCATAAACATGCTCCCTTGATCTGATCGGACAAACAAAGGTTTACACTTGTAGACTTTTTCCTCCATCTGTCCTCGGCGAAAGCGGGATGGCCTGACGTCGCCCCGATTTCTCGGGAAGCGTACAAATCCCTCTCATTAAGGCAGAACAGGTTCTCATGCCCGCCTTAATTGCCGCCCCGTGATAGCTTGCCACGTGTCACTCCCACCGCCGTCTCACGCCTGACGTAACAGGCATTGATGGTGACGTTTGGCGGTTCAAATTCGACCGTCGGATCTGAGCCTAGGTTTCCgagacctagatcggacggctccagTCGACCGAGCCTGGGATATATATGAGCCCGCTGCTTCGCCGCCTTCTCCACACTTTTGCTGCGGCGTTTCTGACCTTCGTGCTCTTGCGCCTTGTGTTCTCCGGCGGTCCTGTGCGTGTTCTCCTCCGGAAATCCTTCGTTCTCTTCCTCCAGTGACCTCCCCTCCCTTCCAGTAAGCTCTCTCCCGTCACTTTTCTCCTTTGGGCCTTCTGCTGTCCACTGTTCCGACATCCTTCCGGTGAACCTTTCTACCTCTTTTCCGGTCGTCATTCTTTTGCGTCATTTTTAGTGATGGCCAGCTCCTCCCAACCGTCGGCCTCCGTCCCTAGAccttggtataccaccatggaatCTAGGTTTGACGAGGGCGACGCGGAGGGCCTTAGAAATGCCTTCGAAATCCCATCTGACCAAGAAATTATtctagcctcctcgtccgatcgGCCAAATATGTcaacctttttgcatgtcacgaggcgtatcaaattaataaagattggaaactcaATAAAATTAAGACACGtgtcgtagtaaggagtcccaagtcgtatttttccaaggataactaataagTGTGTGTGAATTATAGAATTTGTTCCAATCAAATTCTAATTTCAACTAGATCAAGAATAAGATCCAAGACAGTACATTCTCATCTAATCACACTACCTTCTAACCAAATGGGCTTCCatgaaattcaaattcttattcgTCTCTGAATCAAATAATGCAATTCCCACATCTTCAATCAACAATCACTGTAACCAAAGATTCTAGAACTAGAACAAGAGTTTCCTACATTAAAGACATGAAATTAAGCTCATCTTGCATGAACTGAAATAGCTTATATTCATAATCTCACTCAGATTCAACACTTAGCTCAATCACTAGTCTTCAATTCTCACTAACAATCAACACATATTAGGGAAGTAAACAATTAAAAGCTCAAGTAGGCATTCCACATTTAAATTCCATCTCAATAACCACAGATCCAATTCAAAGAATAAAGATTAGCTAACTAAACAACCAAAACTAAACAAACTAGTATTTAACAGAATTGAAAATTTCATAATGAACAAAATTTGTAATCAATTAAATTCCTGCAACAAGATTCGGATTGTTGTAATTCAAACACAAACTAAATTGCAAAAGAAGaaatcagatctgaagatctgagcagGAACATCACCAAATCTAAGACCAAgataatgaaacctaatctataacattccacaaaccaaaatCTTGCCGCAAACCTTCTTCACCCTGCTGTCACTACAGAACCATCGCAGAGAACGCCCTTCTGGTAATCGACTTTGAATCCTGAGCTTCCAACTAATCCAGACGATTCTTCACAGCCTCTGGGAGCGCCCTCGAGCTCACAATCGGCTGGAGTTTACAATGCACAAGGAAACAACGCTGAGTTCTGAAAATTGTgacaccaatcgattgatcagatcgattcCGGAGTTGCTGATGGAATGAGGAAACGGGAGTGTCGTcggagcctcagagaacgcccttctAGCTCCGGTGATGATTGAAATCGTGGATCGGAGAACGCCCCTAAATCCGGATTGTGAAATGGACAAAACTCAACTGCACGGACTAGAGAACGCCCCTGCCGCTTCTGTGACCTCGGATGATGATCGCCAGAGCTCAGGAATCACCGCCGGTGAAGAATGCTAACATCTGGATCTAGAATTGAGGAATGGGAACTCGGCGCTGCGACAGAGAAGACGAAGCTACTGTAGAAGGAAATCACGACCGAGCCCAACGaagacactgtagcttctcaagttTTAAACATCTCCCTCTCTGATCGCACGATCCACATGCTTCTGGGCTCaatcaacggctggatgaactcagatctggatcaaagtctctggatcttcatcaatggctcagatctactcctcattaggtcggatgaactagatccttgacggatggcccagatctctctgatcttcaatggacggtccaaaacactccaagacttgatcgacttgattagccgtTGATTTGAGCTCAAgtgtggtctgatttgatcgggtttataacccttttgatgcctacaaaataataaacaaatattagcatcaaataccatgaaaataagctaatttATAAAttagtccaagatcacatgcaattatgaaatatgatgtaaaatgtgagattaagctatgaatagaccatcaaaaatatgtattatgaatcaaaataatatagctaaatcatggttatcaaatcccccacacttagtcttggacgtcccgttcaagttaagaaaactaaaaattatctccacacaaattcccctagcaatacctagaagatagtaaaaagaatttaactaagatcatctaaagatcacaaacaatcatgaatacaatccaaacaataatcagtaggtatgatgGTTTCagtccaattgaaaaattaagcaaattgcaatctcacaagggattcacctattctagccctcacacaaaaaaaatgcatattagtggagctcactcaatgtcactcacaacatttcactaccataagcttgcttattttctaatctccaccaccataaatatagcatacatgaatcaaaaggattttatcaacaagaattgaaatggaattaacaagaacaatgaaagtgaatgaaatagcaaaagaaacgaattcaatgaagaaaatgagagataagagtattggaggaatatatttgataagttaaccattttgatgtgaaaagagatgaataccatttgttttaaccaattcaaagtatcaagctaacctccccttcaatttgatgaccaacaaagaatcttgatactctatctccaccttTGATACATCTTGATTTACcaatttttcctttcttcttcattgttttTGCACTTCAATTCCACTTCATCTAGAAACTTAAAACAATCTTGA from Zingiber officinale cultivar Zhangliang chromosome 4A, Zo_v1.1, whole genome shotgun sequence includes the following:
- the LOC121970212 gene encoding uncharacterized protein LOC121970212, giving the protein MEGNSGRPDQRKPSAVPDGSSADWRIQLQPDARRRIANKIMDVLKRHLPIHSPEGLIELQKIAIRFEEKIYAEAANQSDYLRKISIKMLSMERKPQHQHLGGPGQMIPSRSNNLYGNHPVDPEMASDSDNEHDEFSEEHDSSDDTSHDSLQSESWNSGLTGDMIARKRDASEFASGSSHRKKDKKIAHLSSSVQLLAETISLRTSAKQELQDAQKHSQENAQKEADAYSIASCMDILNIIPDVSIEAYIAACDRFRDPAWRNMFVKMPDHRRLQWLEWLAHH
- the LOC121973454 gene encoding transcription repressor OFP13-like, producing MGKKKHVLSSLFFKLRDSSPERFPPSPPPPSSSWSWHFCKHPKADSFRFYLNDDSGITCSSSSDTAEEEEDPAVVRRRRSDRLFFDPGGDTSSIMEEAKDSAAVAVVEEEKESPFEDSVAVAVESRNPYGDFRRSMEEVVAAQGLGAGDWERLEELLAWYLSVNGRKTHGFIVGAFLDLLAAMASSASSASASSPFSSSSSSSSASNSFKIEEVTEEEASDQLPRELPTPSKSLSS